The region GTCATACCAGAAAGGCCATTGAAGGTAGTGGGATCGCCACCCAAAAGTACGCCAATAGATACCATTTCATTGAAAAATCGATTGGATAGGTGAAAAAGGGTATTGTCCACATTCCCACCTAATTCTCGTTTGAAATAACCTTCAACTAAGCCCATTGCCAAAGCATATACTGTTTTGAGGGCTCCTCCTAATTGCACTCCTTTTGTATCTCGTGCATTGATTGCGGGTCTTGTGAAAACATAACTTGTGTTGAATAGCTTTTGTAATTTAGGAATGAGTGAATCTTCAAATGCACCAATTTCAAAGCCTGAAATCTTTCGCTCCATGATTTGGTCTGGGTAACAAGCACCAGAAATGACAGCAAGACGTTCGCGTTCAATTCCAATCAATTCGTTGAGGTCTTCCAAAATCAGACCTTTTTTGGACCCAGTAAAACCTTTTATCACATTTACGATGGGGGCCTTGTTTTTTTGAAGATATGACTTTATCCTTGGGTATACGGAATCAAAATCCCAAGGATTTGTTCCTTGGATAAAGAGTGTTGCGTCTTCACATATACTTGGATCAGCCGTAAATTCAATATTTGGCGGTAATTTATAAATTGGGTAATGTAAAACATCTCGTTTTTCTTCATTGCACTGTTTGACCATCTCTAAGTCCGGATGGTAAATGCTCACTTTTACATTCTTATTTGCTAAAACACAGGCTGCAGCCACAGACATATTGGTAGAGCCAATCACAACCACTTTCTCCGTAGGTTCTTTTGGAGATGTGATGAGTAAATTGGATTTGAGGTCATCACCCTTGTATAGATTTCTGTAGGTTCCGTGTTTGTGTTTGTTTAGATTAGAACCCACCAAAAGGGCCAAATTATCTATAATAAACTGCTTTTTATCACCGCCACCTGGGAAGGAAATCTGTTCAATAGAGGATGGGAAGGAAGCCATTTCTTTTTTGCTCAATTCTCCCACAAGAACTGGTTTTCCGATGACAAGCTTCCCAACCGCTTGGTTGAAGAGTAAACCTTCGATGGGAAGAATCCTATCGGTGCCTTCTAATGAGATAGGTAAAATGACTTTGTTGGCAACATAATGGTACACTGTGTCCACAAAAGGCATAAGCCGACCATCCCGAGATCGAGTACCTTCAGGGAAAATGGAGATAATTCTACCTTCCGTTTGTAACTTCTGAGAATGACGAAATGCACGCATATTGATCTTTGTCATCAGATCAGAAAGAGAAGGGTTATCTGCCATGTCTTTCTTTGAGCAGACGAGTAAGGTACCAAACATATAAAGACCGAGACGGGTGAAGTCTGGTTCGAAGGCTAAGCGACCTGCAATAAAAACTAAAGATTCTGCAATCTTTCTGCCTGCGTCGTTTGTATTGTAGAGTAGAGTAAAGATGGCCGGTGCATCCAAATGGCTTAAATGGTTAGAGATGAGGGTAACTGGGTATTTGCCCAGAACATCCATGAGTAGGTTTAGGTTTTCTGCTCCCTCAACCGTAAATTTTTTCATGATTGGGTCTAGGAACTTTAGCATAAAGTCCCGAGGCTCCGTTCGAATATCGGTATAAACACCGATTTCTTCTAACTTCTCTGGCTCTTGGAAGATGTCCATTACCTTGGGCTTCGGAGTGGCTTGCGAAAGTACTAAGAATTCTTCTAATATGGATTTTGCTTCGGACTGAGAAAGTCCTGATTTCATGAAGAGATGTATATTTTCAAAAAACTCTTTATGCCATCTACCTAAGGTGGCCTCTTTTTCTGTCATGCGATTCCTCTAAAAACGAAATTAGGCTAATCCCATTCTTCCTTTTGTCTATCCGATTTTTACATTTGATTGCAGAATTCCTTCATTTCTTTAATCTGACTTCTTGGGCTCGTTCCCCAACTATGAATTCGATTAAAAAATCAAAATTAGCAGAGAGAAGATGGATCCCTGACGGTTTCCATTTCTTGGGGCCTGAGGAAAGCAAACGTAGGCGAGAATTGCTACAGAGATTGAGCCAGTGTTTAGAAGAAGCTAGTTATTCTGAGATTTATCTACCCGCTTTCGATTATACTTCCTCCTTCCAATCTCAGATCAGTGGCACAGATACGTCCGCATTTTTAGCTACAAAAGACTTCGATGGCTATTCCCTTTCCCCTGGTGTGGATTTGACCTTACAAGTCGTAAAGGGAATGGCTGCGCGTTCCCATTGGAAAGAGAATCAAAATGTATACTATATAGGACGCAGGATTAGAGATCATAAAAAGAAGAATGCATCTCGCCGAGAAATCTTACAAATTGGTGGGGAATCAATTGGAGATAGCTCTCTGCCAAAAGTCTTTTCACAAATGGAATTGCTTTCCAAAATGTGGCAGAAAGTTTTGCCAAAAGTTCCAGCCACACTCGTGTTAGGTCATGCGGCCTTCCTTTCCGAACTCTTCACTTGGCTAAAGGTTCCAAACCATGAGGAAGGCAAACTTGCCCAGATACTTTTTACGAAAAATGCTCCCGAATTGCAGAAATACCTCAAACTTTGGAATGTAAGCGATGAGAGGCAAAAATTTCTAAAACTCTGTTTAAAGCCAACTCCCTTTGCTGAGTTTTCGCAATTCAAAGAGAAACTACTTTCGTTTCAGCAAGCTTCTTTTTCTCTAGAAGCCTTTGTTCCTTATTTGGAAGAGATTGAATCCATCATCCAACTTTGGTCTAAAGCCCATCCATCCTTTGATGGAATTTTTGATGCGACTTTGATACGCGATCTAGATTATTATACAGGCATAGTATTCCAAGGATATATGGAAGGTTATTCTGAGCCTGTTTTTGCTGGTGGTGTGTATAACCAATTGTATGAATCATATACAGAAGTGAAAAAAAATGCATGTGGGTTTGCACTACATGTAGATCCCATAGAAGAAAAGTTAGAAACGAGAGGTTAGTATGCCTGCAAATTTAGTCGTCGGGGCACAATGGGGAGATGAGGGTAAGGCGAAAGTAATCGATTATCTTTCCAAGGACACGGATATCATAGTTAGGTACCAAGGTGGTGCGAATGCAGGTCATACTGTGGTTGTGGGTGGAAAAAAGTATATTTTCCATCTAGTTCCCTCAGGGATCATCTATGACAATACAACTTGTGTCATTGGTAACGGAGTTGTTTTAGATCCTGAGTACTTTCTGAAGGAATGTGCTGATTTAGAAAAAAGTGGATTTAACGTTAAAAATAAAGTCCTGATCAGCGACTCCTGCCATATATTACTCCCTCACCACCGCCTAATCGATGAAGTACGAGAGTTGGGTTCCAGCCCAGAGGGTAAGATTGGAACCACAAAAAAAGGCATAGGTATGTGCTATGCGGATAAAATGTTACGCATCGGTTTACGTGCCGGTGACCTCTTAGACAAAGATATGTTGAAAAGGAAATTGGCTCGCATTTTAGAAGTCAAAAACCAAGAACTCGTAAAATACTATGACTTAGAGCCAGTGAAACTCGATGATTTGTTTAAGAGTCTCAGTCAATTTGCAGATATCATGGGTAATAATATCATAAACACCATCTATTTTTTGAACGATGCCTTGCAACAAGGGAAACGCGTTTTATTAGAAGGTGCGCAAGGAACTGGCCTAGACATTGACCATGGAACCTATCCCTATGTCACTAGTTCCAATCCAACATCTGGCGGGGCCTTGGCAGGCTCAGGGGTTAGTTTTCGCTACTTAAAAGATGTTATCGGTATTACCAAGGCATATACGACACGCGTGGGGGAGGGTCCTTTCCCTTCTGAAATTTTGGGAGAAGCAGGGGAAGTATTGAGAAAACTTGGTGGAGAGTATGGCTCAACTACCGGTCGTCCTCGTCGTTGTGGTTGGTTTGATGTTCAAATGATCAAACACTCCATCGTTGTAAATGGCATCAACAATATTACATTAACAAAAATTGATGTGCTATCTCATTATGATTCGATTCCCGTTGTTGTTGGGTATGAACTCAAAGGAAAACGACTTACACATTTTCCATCACAAGGACTAGAGGACGTCAAACCAGTGTTTGCTGAGTTTAAAGGATGGAAGGATGATATTTCTGGTATCTCTTCATTTGATAAATTACCACCGAATTGCAGAAGTTATATTAACTCTCTTCAAGAATTGATTGGAACAAAGATCGGAATTGTATCAACTGGGCCTGACCGAGAAGACACGATCATCATGAATTAAAAAAAGAAATCGGTGCCAAGATTTTTCTAGTATTGATTGACCGTGTAGGGTAGGTCGATATTGTTGGCAACAGAGCACGAGTCGTTAGCTCAGCTGGTAGAGCAATTCCCTTTTAAGGAATGGGTCCGGGGTTCGAATCCCCGACGACTCATGGAATCACTGAGTTCCAAACGAAGGCTTGATACATACGGTGCCATCGTCTAGTGGTTAGGACACAAGGTTTTCATCCTTGCAACCGGGGTTCAATTCCCCGTGGCACTACCAAATATTACACACCGATCTAAGTCCACATCCACCACAAATAGACTCGATTCGTTTTGCTTTGCACCTTTGGATGATCCCCACTCTCGTTAGATAAAAATCATATTGCAAAGGATCTTCTGGTGATAGCCTGAGGAATTGGTCTCTTACCAGTATTGCCTCTCTCATACCATATGTTTTCCTTGTAGAAAGGCCAAGGATTTGGACCAATCTTTGGATATGGGTGTCAAGGGGAAATGGGATTTCAGCTTGGGATATCCTTTTGTAGATCCCAAAGTCAGGATGATTTCGTCTTACCATCCAACGTAAAAACAAACAAATTCTTTTTTTCGCAGAATGGCTTTCGGGATCACCGATCCAGAATCGTATTCCGCCTGTGATTGGCTTTTTGCTTTCCAGCTGGCTTAGAAGTTTCTTTTGGAAACGAGCAATGGATGAGACAGGTTCAAAATTACTGCCCTTGAATAAAAAAAACTCTTCAAATATCGCATTGTTATCATCAGTCTCTCGATGGACTCTCAATATTTCAGAAAGTGCGTACAAAATGTTCTCATTGTCCTCTTTTGTTTGGAATCTGTACTTTTGTACGACCTTTATTGCTTGTTCAAAACGTTCACTTCTAGTCGCAAAAGCATAGTAAGGATTTTCACCTAAGGCTTGGAAGATTGGTTCTAGAAATCTTTGTATGGCGATCACATTTCCGTATGCATAGAGAGCGGACAAAAGTGCAACGATTTCGATGTCTAAGGGATTCTGATACCGTTTTGGAAATAAGATTGGGTCGGTCGAAATTAAATCATCGTTTGAAAATTCTGCTTTGATACCTTCCAAAGCAGCATGTAATGGGGAGAGTTTATATTCAAACTGCTGAATCTTTTTCACGAGCGATAAAGGTGCGCGAATTTAATGGGCGCGCAATTTGGTTTTGCATATAGGCACTCGCTTCTACGAGTTTGCTTAAATCAATGCCTGTTTCGTAACCCTGTCGCTCTAAAAAATATACTAAGTCTTCGGTGGCTAAATTACCGGCCGCTCCTTTGGCATATGGACAGCCACCAAGGCCACCGCTTGCAGAATCAAACGATCGAATTCCAAATCTGAGTGCTTCATTCACATTCGCAATCGCCATTCCATAGGTATCATGGAAATGACCAGCAAAGAGTTCTTTGGGAATATCCGAGAGGAGATTTGAAAATAGCTTTGCTATTTCATTGGGTACCGCCACTCCGATGGTCTCCCCGAGTGAAATTTCATAAGCACCTTCATCTAACAATCGTTTTGCAATCTCTTTGGTCTTTTCTGGAAGGATCTTTCCTTCGTAGGGACAGGCAATCACAGTTGAAATGTAAGCTCGTACTTTGATTTTGTCTCTTCGCGCATTCTGGAAAATTTCTGTAAATGCATCTAAGGATTCTCTTACGGTTTTATTGATATTTTTCTTTGTAAATGTCTCAGACGTAGCAGTAAACACTGCCACTTCTTTATAGCCAGCACTCAGAGCTTTCTCATACGCAATGGTATTTGGTGTAAGGCAAGAGAAGGCAATGGTTTGTGAAAGATGTGGATGTTGAAAGATTTCGTCCGAAAGTTCACTTGCATCTGCCATTTGTGGGATCTTTTCTTTTTTAACGAAGGAGGTTGCCTCTATCCTTTTGAGACCTGCGGCCGCTAATTTTTGAATATAGACAAATTTGCTCTCAGTTGAGAGAACTTTCTTTTCATTTTGAAGGCCATCTCGCGGTCCGACTTCTGTTATTTTAATTGTTTCCAAGTGAAAATCCTTTTCTCGCCAAGCCTAATCTTTGAATTTGGATAAGTCCACGTGCCTAACTTCATATGAGCCTTGTCATCGATTCTCTTCAAGTACAATCTAGAAATGCAATCCTTCTCAAAAATATCTGTCTGCAAGCTGAATCTGGAAAAATAACAGGAATCATTGGAAAATCTGGTTCTGGGAAATCCACAATTTTTAAATGCATCCTTGGATTGCCTTCCCTTTTAGAGGGCTTACAAGTGAAAGGCCAAATCCTTTGGGAGGGAAAGCCTATCCATAGCCTTAGACAAAAAGTCATCCAACCTGTTTTCCAGGATCCCTTTACCTTTTTTTCACCTTATCTAAGTCTTGAACAATCTCTATTAGAACCTGCTTATATACAATATGGGTATTTCTCAAAAAACATCCAGGAGGAAAGAGAAAAAATTCTAAACCTTTTGGATCGATTCCAGATCCCATCTCGAGTGCTTTTGGCAAAAGTTCATGATGTAAGTGGTGGTCAATTGCAAAGGTTGGCGATACTTCGTGCCATTCTTGCGCGACCAAAGATGATATTATTAGATGAACCAGTGACCGCTTTGGATGCCATCGTACAGTTGGATATAGTCCGGTACATCCAACAAATCAATCGAGAAGAAAAGATAGGATTTGTATTGGTGTCACATGATCTTGGTTTGGTGAAATCAATTACAGAAAGAGTCTTTGTGCTCCACCAAGGAGAAATTGTTGAATCAGGACCAACGGGGGAAGTTTTTTCCCAGCCGAAACATCCTTTTACGGAATCCCTTTTGCTAGCAAGAAAACTTAAGTTTTCTTAATTTCCATCTGAATCGACGGGCACCGCTTCCGAATCATCCAATTGGGTTTTTTTGGCTTCGGCAAATTTTTTCGCAATGTCCCTTCGCCTTGCGATCACTTTTGGCGAGACAGTTGCAAAAAACGGATCATTGGGAAAACTCAACATTTTAGTATACTCTTCCTCCGCAGTCTCATAGTCAGTCACCTTCGAAGCGGTTTCCGCAAAGTAATAATGAAATTTTTTATCATAGGGAATCGGTTTCCCTTCTTGGCTTGTGAGAGAGGTTTTAGCAAAAATTTTGTAAGCAATATGAAAATTCCCTTTTTCCATTTCTAGCCTAGCAAATCCTAGGCGAACATTCGGACTTGTTTCTTGGATTTTGGAAGCTTCTGTCAGGTATTGAAAGGCGCGATTCTTTAATCCACTCGCTAAATAATGATCACTTAAACGGACTAGGGCTTCTGTATCGTAAGGATTCTTTTTTGCTGCTAATTTATAGTGCTCAACAGCATAGTAGGCTTCCCTGGTGATTTCGGATAGAATGCCAATATGCAAATAGGTTTTATAATAATCAGGCATTTCCGCTTTTGCATATTCAAACTGAATCAAGGCTTCTTTGTATTCATAGTCTATGGAATGAAGTCTGCCCAAATTGTAACGAAAGGGAAAGAATTGAGGATCAAAACGAATCCCAGCTTGTAAGCGTTTTTTGGCAAGGGCGCGTTCCTTTTCTTTGCCAGTGACTACCATTTGTATGGTTTCATTATTCCAGTCCCCACAATTCTTTACCTCAATACCCTCAAAGGTAAAACTGCCACGACTAGTCGGAGGTTCTCCTTGGAAGGCTTTGCCACGAGCCAGGATAAAATCAGAACTATGGTAGATAAAGGATCCACTTGGGAATTGGTTCAAGTCAAACTCTTCGTCCTTACCCCAAAGTAAGTCAGCATATTCTTTTTCTCCAATTTGTTTTTGGCCAAAAAGATGCGGGGCCAGACAAAACAGAAGTGCATAACTGAGTAGGGTCTTTAAGTTGGTATGCATATGGTGCAAGAGATTCTTCTTAAGAATCAGTCTCTCACATTGAATGTCGGATACAAAACCCTTTTTCGTAACCGAGAGATTTCCTTACCCAAAACAGGTTTGGTTCTTGTTTTAGGTGAAAATGGATCCGGTAAATCAAGTCTCCTCAAAGAAATCTATAGCCATGCTCCTTATCGGAAAGATTGGGTGTGGACAGACGGCCCGAAGGCAATATCGTACTTGGGGCATGACTTAGGTTTATATCCTGCACTCACACTTGCAGAAAACTTACGTTACTTTGCGCGGCAGTCTCCGCAAAGCGAGCAAACGATTCTGCATTGGGCCAGTTACTATGGTTTGAGACAGAGATTGCCCGATCCTGTTTCCACCTTCTCTAGAGGAATGAAACAAAAGGCCGCAATCCTTCGGACTTATTTTGAAGGAGCAAATCTTGTCCTTATGGACGAACCATTTACAGGTTTGGATACAAAAGCCACAGGCCTTTTCTGCGAACACCTCAAGCTCTGGTCAGAAAGTTCTTGTTTGCTATTGGTACTCCATGAGGTGCCTAAGGACTTACAAAGCAAAGAAAGGATCCAACTGTGAAAGGAAACTTCTCTGCATTTTGGGACAGCACCACCAAAGAATTTTTATTGTTGGGAAGGTCTATGGGTGGTTTTTTCTCCCAGATCTCTCTCAGTTTGTGCCTTCTCTTTATCTTTTATTCTTCCATCGAAGTCAATGAATCCTTACAAGAAAGGAGTGTCCGTGGGATCAAATGGGCCATCCTTGTAATCCTCAATTTTGTTTTGATCGGACAGTCTTTATGGGAGGAACGAGAAGAGGGGGGATGGTATGCTTCCCTTGGTAGAAAGCCTCTCGCTATCCTCTACTTTGCCAAGTGCTTGGTGATTTGGTTGTCAACCGTCATAATCAATGGAATGGTTTCTCTCCTCCTATGTTTGTTCTTCCAAAAGGCAAATGTAGATCGGTTTTTATCTGAATGGATGTTTGCAAATCTAGGATCACTCTCATTGGTGTTTTTGGGTGTTACTCTGGGATTGCTTTCAGAGGCGAGTCGTATGAAAGAAATCATTCTCCCTCTTTTGCAGCTCCCATTTTCGATACCTCTATTTTTATTTGGCATGGAGGCAGAAACTCGGTTTTACCAGGAGGTGGAATTTTATCTTCCGAGTGTGGGCATTTTACTTTTCTTTGCTATTTTTTATGGCAGTCTGGGAGTATTATTTCTGGAAGTTTTACAGAAAGACTCCTAAAAAGAAATTATCCTAGAATTTTATCAGAAATCGTAAAGAGTAGGCAAGAGTGAATACAAAAATTCCAATCCTTCCCCTATACCTCGATTGTATCCTGTACGCACTGGTAGTTTTTAGTTTTCCTTTGGCCATTTTCCTAGGATTGTACTACCCCAATGTGATTTTGGAACAAGGGATGAGCCATAGGATTTTTTATTTCCATGTGCCAGTTGCCTGGGTGGCCTTGTATGGACCAGTGCTTGCGAGTCTTTTTTCAATTTTCTATTTGGTTTCCAAGAATCGTCTATGGGACAGACTCTCTTTTACGGCAAACCAAATCGCTTTCTTCTTTGCAATCGGTGTACTTTTCTCTGGGCCTATTTGGGCTTACAGTGCTTGGGGAGTTCCCTGGGACCGAACAGATGCTAGGCTGCAATCCTTCTTTATACTTGTCATTAGTTTGGTGTCATACTTCGTTTTTAGGTATTTGATTCTTGACCCTCAGAAAAAATCCCTACTGTCTTCCTATATTTCACTTCTCTGTGCCTTCAGTGCAATCCTTACATGGGGGGCTATTCGCTGGATCGAAAATCCTGGCAACCACCCAGGAAGTGTATTAGGAAAAGGAGGAATGGATACAGATATGCGAATCACTTTTTGGATCAGTATCCTTGCCTTTCATTTTCTCTTTTTACTTCTCTTCTTACTTATCTATCGATTAGAAAAGATTTTGGACATCCGTGATCAAATCTGGCAGTTGAGGTCATAGATTGGCAACTGTAGAATCGAAAGCCCATCATATCCTCATCGTAGATGATGTTTCCGAGAATGTAGAATTGTTAAAATACCTTCTCTCCACTCACGGCTTCAAAACCTATACTGCATTTTCTGCAGAGGAAGCACGTTTGATCCTTTTGAACACTACAATCGACGTACTCCTCTTAGATGTGAATATGCCGGTACAAGATGGATTCTCCTTTTGCAGGGAGCTCAGAGGAATGGATGCATTCAAACTCCTTCCCATCATCTTCATTACCTCTATTGAACGAGAGATTGGGTATGAAGAAGCAATGAAAAATGGGGGAGATGACTTCATCAACAAACCGTTTAATAAGCGTGAATTGGTGGCAAAGATAGGATCCATCCTTAGAATCAAGTTGTTACAAGATGCACTCTCCCAGGAAAAAATCCGATATGAAAAGGAGTTGCAAACGGCAAGGAAGGTGCAAGAGCAGCTGATTCCAGAAAAGAAATTTATCTGGAATGGCATCCAAGCACAAACAATGTTCCATCCTGTATTTCAAATTGGTGGAGATTTCGTAGATTGTTGGGCGGACTCCAAAAAGCTGCACATTGTCATAGCGGATTGTTCAGGCCATGGTCCAAGTGCGGCACTCATCGGAGCGATGTTCAAAATGCAGTTATTCAATCTAGACCCAAACATGACCTTAAAGGAGCGTGTTTACCACATACGGAAAAATTTGGAAATTGTCCTTCCAGAAGATTATTCGATTACCTTTTGTTATGCGATATTAGATGAAAGCCTCGAATTAAATTATATCAATGGGGGGCACCCGGCGCCGATTCTTTTCAGTGAGGGCAAAACATCCCTTTTGGAAGGGATCAGTCCAATGATCATGAACATTGATTTGAACGCAAAAGACGAAGTGCACACTCTCAAATTAAAGCCTAAATCCAAATTGTTACTCTACACCGATGGGGCAAGCGAAGCTATGAATGCATCGAATCAATTTCTAAGTGAAGAGGGGATGCGCACTATTTTTGCAGATTCCGTAACGGAAGGTGGAGAGATTTTAGAGCGCGTACGGACAAAAATATTGGATTTTTGCGGTTCAAAGCAACCAATGGACGATATGGCCATGGTTTGCATTCAGTTATGAGTCCTACACCTGATTATATTGGCAAAGTAAGAGATGTCTATGATCTCGGGAGCCATCTGATTTTAGCAGCCTCGGATCGGATTTCGGCGTTCGATGTTGTGTTCAATGAATTAGTGCCTGGCAAAGGAAAAACTCTTACTCGAATTTCTAACCTGTGGTTTTCTTATTTTCAAAATATTCCTAACCATTTAGTAGCTACCGATAGTAAATTATTTCCGAAACCATTTTCGGAAGATCCCAATTTTGTAGATAGGGCCGTCCTTGTAAAAAAAACAAAACGGATTGATTACGAATGTGTGGTCAGGGGGTACCTTTCAGGTTCCGCTTTCAAAGAATACAAACAAACGGGGAAGGTTGCCTTTGTTCCGCAAGCCGAAGGTATGTTAGAATCCGAAGCATTCCCTGAGCCTATCTTTACACCTGCTCGGAAGAATGATGTAGGCCATGACGAAAACATTTCCGAAGATACCATGAGACAAGAGATAGGATCTGAACTTTTTGAAGTGCTAAAAGCAAGGTCCCTCGAACTTTATACCAAAGCCCATGCACTCATGTTAGCTGAAGGAATCATTCTCTGTGACACAAAATTTGAATTTGGAATTTTGGACGGAGAAGTGATCTTGATCGATGAAATCTTAACACCAGATTCCAGTCGTTATTGGGAACAATCGGAATACAAAGTAGGCACGACTCCTCCTAGTTTAGACAAACAGATTTTACGCAATTGGCTTGAGGCAAGTGC is a window of Leptospira ryugenii DNA encoding:
- a CDS encoding SpoIIE family protein phosphatase, which gives rise to MATVESKAHHILIVDDVSENVELLKYLLSTHGFKTYTAFSAEEARLILLNTTIDVLLLDVNMPVQDGFSFCRELRGMDAFKLLPIIFITSIEREIGYEEAMKNGGDDFINKPFNKRELVAKIGSILRIKLLQDALSQEKIRYEKELQTARKVQEQLIPEKKFIWNGIQAQTMFHPVFQIGGDFVDCWADSKKLHIVIADCSGHGPSAALIGAMFKMQLFNLDPNMTLKERVYHIRKNLEIVLPEDYSITFCYAILDESLELNYINGGHPAPILFSEGKTSLLEGISPMIMNIDLNAKDEVHTLKLKPKSKLLLYTDGASEAMNASNQFLSEEGMRTIFADSVTEGGEILERVRTKILDFCGSKQPMDDMAMVCIQL
- a CDS encoding phosphoribosylaminoimidazolesuccinocarboxamide synthase; this translates as MSPTPDYIGKVRDVYDLGSHLILAASDRISAFDVVFNELVPGKGKTLTRISNLWFSYFQNIPNHLVATDSKLFPKPFSEDPNFVDRAVLVKKTKRIDYECVVRGYLSGSAFKEYKQTGKVAFVPQAEGMLESEAFPEPIFTPARKNDVGHDENISEDTMRQEIGSELFEVLKARSLELYTKAHALMLAEGIILCDTKFEFGILDGEVILIDEILTPDSSRYWEQSEYKVGTTPPSLDKQILRNWLEASAWDKNPPPPTLPQELIQKLMDKYLELEEKITRCIKSKSTSL